taaaatattattttattttaaaaaattaattaattattattaattaaattagatattattttaaaaaataattttaataaagactaatttttTTCACATATCATGACACCGTAAAAGATATCTATCTTTTTCCACCGTACATAGAAGATAATTACCAAATGACATCACATGTGAATAGTAAGTAAATAAAACGATATAATTTAAAGTTATGGTTGGACGTATCGCTATAATACGTCATGCATGACTTATAATGTTAGTgatagagaaaaataaacataaaaacataattttcatACACAAATTCCAAAACTTTAGATTCGGTTTCAGCAACTACATcctcaattttttattattccaAGCATCGTATCAAATAAGAGTTTCGACATGATATCCTTATGTAAAAACACTATGTTgtggatttttaaaaaaataaacccatttaaaaaaaatattcaaataaactTATTTCTACTTAATTCACAGAATTAAATCTGTGTTTAGTGttcatgttaaaaaaaatgtttactgTTCATACTgagaatttaatttaatgaaaacggaaacttatactttttttatttttaattttcaaaaaataagttTGAAACAATCCGGTTAGAATTTGGTTTTTCATAAATCGAATTTTAACCAATTTTCTAACGTAAGTAGATATATTGAAAATTTCCCCCAAATGACctagttttctttatttttttctaaaattaaaaaagaaaaactaatctAATAACACTGTTTACCGTTAAAAAAATGacttttcataaattaaattctcataaaaagtaaataactttaatttaagAATTAAAGTGACGATGAATTTATTTGgatagattattttaaaatggacATAGTTTAGAAAAATTGATATGTATCGAGTggtatgttatttttataaatggaCATGGTCTTTTATATAAttctatttaatatatatatatatttaaaaatatactgaatattttttaagtttttaataagttaattaatattttaattgaataaattaaaaaatattattattttattataattaatagttaaaattgaatattttcaataatataatataataaaaaccaaattatttttaatttttaaaaaaagaaccGACAAAACTAGTCATCATTGAACTGACAAGCCAAACTACTATCCCTTTATTTTGCCATCTCAAGAAAATCACAAAAAATTCATATTAATTTCACAACAAATCGTAGGACCAACAAAATAGAAAGAAAGTCACATTTTCATTCTCCCAAAGTGTGAAAGCCTCCAATATTCTGTTAAAGCTATATATCAATAAAAAGATATAGCAATCCAATTCATCTTCAACTTGCTACACATATGGATTACTTTCaacctaattcttttttatatattttgctGAAAAATTCAGTCTAATTCAATTCATTTTGACTAAAATTTAACTATTTAATTTTACTTACAATAATCATGtggtttatttttaaaaatgtattcaaGAAAGTATCAAAtattgtaaatttaaaaaaaaaaatttaaaaattacgaTTTAGTTAGTCCCACTAAAAGTAGTTTggattgaataaattttataaaaaaaatacagaaattcaatataatataatttcatattttttttaattaagttgaGTGAAGGCTTTGTACAAGTAACCTCTTATAAATGGATCCACACTTTGATCCTGTTGTCTGACtctatataaacaaacaaagccTTGGACTTTGGTGTTTTCTAAGCTCTGTATTACGTAGGGTACGCAAATCTACGTTCCTCCATACTCTCTTTTCTTTTGGTCCTTTTGTCATCATCTTCACTTTTCATCATTCTCCACGAGTGGCTGcaactttcttcttttcaattttgttgTGAAAACTCTGCTTGCCTTAATTTTAGTGTCTGAAATTCTTAGAGGAAAACCACCCTTTTTTTGTCTGAGTTTCTCTTATTTCTGATTGCATAATTGTACTGTCTTCTAAGTGATTTTCTTTACAATCTGCATCTgtttaattaatttctttaacCGATGGATAGCTGGATTCTGATAAAGATTTTGTTACAGATCAAAATGGGTTTGATTTTGCCGTTGACGATACTTATGCTGATATTGGGCACAACTTGTGGTGCTTTTGGGAAGAGGGAAAGTAAAGTGAAAACAGCAATTTTTCTATCTCCCAAGTTTGAACTTGGACCAGGATCGGTTGCCAATAAATACGATTATGATATTGATTTTCCTAGAGGTCACATAGCACTCAAGAGTTTCAATGCTGAAGTAATTGACGAATTAGGGAACCCAGTGCCTCTCCATGAAACGTATCTCCATCACTGGGTTGTTGCAAGATATTATGAAGCTAAACATGTGGCAACACACACGAGGTACGATGGGCATAGGGAGCTTCATCAATCTGGCCATGTAATGGTGAGGAACGGTGGAATATGCCAGAGAGATGTGCTGGGACAATACTTTGGTCTTGGATCTGAAACACGTGGAACAGCTACAGATGTTCCTGATCCCTTTGGGATAGTTGTAGGTGATCCAGCAGAAATTCCAGAGGGGTATGAGGAGAAGTGGCTGGTGAATATCCATGCCATTGATACACGTGGTGTGGTGGATAAATTGGGTTGCACTGAGTGCAGGTGTGACCTTTACAATGTGACAGAGGATGAATATGGGAGGCCAATCAGGTCAGACTATAAAGGAGGTTTGTTTTGTTGCTACGATGAAAGCCAGTGCAAGTTGAGGGAAGGTTTTGAGGGCCCAAAGAGGAGTCTCTACCTAAGATACACAGTCAAGTGGGTGGATTGGGACAAGTTTATAGTGCCTGTTACGATTTATATTCTTGATGTAACTGATACTGTGAAAATAGCAGATGATTCTTCAGGAGTGGTTCTTGAGCATAATTGTTTGGTAAGTGAATTCACCAAGAGAAACATGTATATTGTACATATCAATTTGAATTTCATAAAACATAAACTAGTCCGTGACCATCAAAATTCTTTGTGACAGACCGAGTACGATGTTGAATCTTGCAGCAGTGGTGAAAAGGAGTGTCTTCATGTGAAGAGAACAAGAGTCCCAGTACAAAAGGGTGGTTATGTGATCTATGGTGTTGCTCATCAGCATTCGGGTGGAACTGGGTCAAGTCTATATGGAAAGGTAATGTTTAATACTGCAGTGATTCTTGTAAAATTGGGTATAAGTAACAGCTTTTTTAGTCCTTGTATGGTATGCCTTCAAATAGAAAACTACTCCTGCAAGAGGGTATTCAATAATGATTACTCCTGCAAGAGTCTTTCTATTTAATCCTAAATTTAAAGAATTACATGGTCAAACCTCCCCTTTTTTCTTATGATTTGTATGgaggtaaaataaataaaaaaaacgaaaagagaaaaaaaaagatttatttgaatataaaacttatattaacaaaaggttaaatttattttattttattaatgatttaatatttaatattttaattattcattttattacaGTATTGTAAAAcacattataaatatttaattaatatttatgtttaaactaaattatataatcaacAATTATGTCCAATCTATTGACAAATAGCGAAAAcagtttattaatatatttttttcgactttttttttttaattttcaatatattGATTTCACCACTTCCTCTCATCTTCACATCTGTGTGCACAGTAATTTGACAGATCCTAAGAGGTTCTTGGTCCTTCCAAGTAATGGTTTTCCAATTGAAATGGATCAAAAGTTTAATTTACAAGAATATGGTGAACCGTGGCAATTTAATAGTAGTTGCACGACTGcatctttttgttttcattgataaacaatggaaggaaaagatgaaaaaaagtaataataagtATTTATTCATAGTTGAATTACTTGTGTTTCTGAAACTTTTTGGATGAGATTTTCAGGATGGAAGAGTAATATGTTCTTCAGTACCTAAATATGGAAAGGGAAAAGATGCAGGAAATGAGGAAAATTACATTGTAGGAATGTCAACATGTTATCCTAGACCAGGTTCTGTGAAGATAATGCATGGTGAAACTCTAACTCTAGAGTCTAACTATAGCAGCACTCATGGTCACACTGGAGTAATGGGGCTTTTCTACCTATTGGTGGCAGAACAACTTCCATTTCAACACTTCACACACCCCTCTCGTTCTTCATTCTTTACCAATATAAACACTTTATTTTCATAGAGCTAATTTTAGATTAAGGAATGTAGAAATGGGATTATCAATCATTTGTGTTGGTGATAGTATGTGTTGTTTGTATTAAGTCAGTATTGTTATATAGAGTTTATGTATTTGTATTCAATATCAATACTCTTTGATATTTCTCTCATATGTAATGATTAATATCCAAATTATACttttaagataataataaattatactttttttattttggaaaagtttaagatatactattgtaatttaaatatgtataattgcgattaagatattttatataCTTGTGACCAAATTTTTGGTGTACATAAAATGGTGAaaatgaaagtttttatttatattttttaaatgataagaAGCTAATGTATCCACATATCAGAAGATATtttgttgttttgaaaaaaaatagatgttgtATGTTTTCAGTTGACGTGTTCTTCATGTCTACGGTTACCCTTGTGGGCTGCTGCATCGGAACAGAACAAGCAAGGGTCCCACAATGCGGATAAGGGTACACTTTTACGATGTAACGAGGTTGTTTGCACATGATTtaaaaacatttctttaaataattttttattatatttttttaataaatataagaatGTTATTGCATCACAAACTATCATCTTAATTAGCTTAGGACCATAACCTATATTAATACATGCATGTTCATCGTGTTactaataaaatcaaataaaatataaaagcagAAAGTGAAACCAAACCTATATACTAAAACGTGGATACATTTATAAATCATATAATTTCATTACCAAACTTTCCATCTTTTTAAgtgaattgaaaaataaaaacatgattaatactttaaatttattatacttctttatcattaaaaaataaattaaatcaaacaTTTAAAGGAtggtatattaaaaaaaagtgacaCAGACTAATGTTTCCGTAGTGACAAAAGAGAAGTAACCAATAtacttcaaatttattatatatagtcaatatttatatttttctttttcaacgaATTATGTcatattatttcttatatatatacatatttttttatagtttgtTTGAAAGAGAATAATAAGTTGGATGGAAACAAATTGgttatataagaataaaataaaattaagattgTTTAGTTATAAAgaaacacataaaaaataaaagaaagaaagatagaaaCGTTAATAGTATTATATGTGaaaatagaataattaattacgcatctttataaaattattattctgACTTTTTCTCTTCCACTAATTTAACTTATTTGgtgaaacaaaatataaaatttatttaattggaTATTAACATGTTTATTTATTCATGCAGCAATTACCTCTCGAAAACAGATCTCTTCAACAAAGAAGAACTGAATGTGATTTTCGTTTTCagatttgttaaaaaaaaaaaaaaaaaagtgtgaacGTCAATGAAAAGCGCAACAGATTTTCGAGAGAAATTTGAAAACCAAAATTGCACCACAAATCCAATGAAGTTTATAAACAAATTCGTTTGATAAGGGCACCTCCAGAATGTGCTTTATGCACCTTATAAaggaattttttaaaatgatctttTTGAAGATGATAATGAAAACCTATTTAAAGAAAATTGCTAATAATCTAGTAGCACTTTATGAACtaaaaaagtgaaaaacaaaAGCACTCAAGAGTTATAGTatatgaagaaatttgaaaaaatatttccaaaagTCTAACTAATGGAATTTATGACAATTTTTGGTTTTGGAACTGACCATAAAATCATTACTCACATACTAATTTTGATAaggttttataataaatttttgaaatctaatgaaagttaaaaatttccattattttaatgat
The sequence above is a segment of the Phaseolus vulgaris cultivar G19833 chromosome 2, P. vulgaris v2.0, whole genome shotgun sequence genome. Coding sequences within it:
- the LOC137811751 gene encoding uncharacterized protein isoform X1, with protein sequence MDSWILIKILLQIKMGLILPLTILMLILGTTCGAFGKRESKVKTAIFLSPKFELGPGSVANKYDYDIDFPRGHIALKSFNAEVIDELGNPVPLHETYLHHWVVARYYEAKHVATHTRYDGHRELHQSGHVMVRNGGICQRDVLGQYFGLGSETRGTATDVPDPFGIVVGDPAEIPEGYEEKWLVNIHAIDTRGVVDKLGCTECRCDLYNVTEDEYGRPIRSDYKGGLFCCYDESQCKLREGFEGPKRSLYLRYTVKWVDWDKFIVPVTIYILDVTDTVKIADDSSGVVLEHNCLTEYDVESCSSGEKECLHVKRTRVPVQKGGYVIYGVAHQHSGGTGSSLYGKDGRVICSSVPKYGKGKDAGNEENYIVGMSTCYPRPGSVKIMHGETLTLESNYSSTHGHTGVMGLFYLLVAEQLPFQHFTHPSRSSFFTNINTLFS
- the LOC137811751 gene encoding uncharacterized protein isoform X2, with the translated sequence MGLILPLTILMLILGTTCGAFGKRESKVKTAIFLSPKFELGPGSVANKYDYDIDFPRGHIALKSFNAEVIDELGNPVPLHETYLHHWVVARYYEAKHVATHTRYDGHRELHQSGHVMVRNGGICQRDVLGQYFGLGSETRGTATDVPDPFGIVVGDPAEIPEGYEEKWLVNIHAIDTRGVVDKLGCTECRCDLYNVTEDEYGRPIRSDYKGGLFCCYDESQCKLREGFEGPKRSLYLRYTVKWVDWDKFIVPVTIYILDVTDTVKIADDSSGVVLEHNCLTEYDVESCSSGEKECLHVKRTRVPVQKGGYVIYGVAHQHSGGTGSSLYGKDGRVICSSVPKYGKGKDAGNEENYIVGMSTCYPRPGSVKIMHGETLTLESNYSSTHGHTGVMGLFYLLVAEQLPFQHFTHPSRSSFFTNINTLFS